One window from the genome of Nitrospira sp. SG-bin1 encodes:
- a CDS encoding chemotaxis protein CheW — protein sequence MKEQIGLTTDGSQFLTFNLGDELYGVDILQVQEIKGYTAVTKIPNTPSHIKGVLNLRGTIVPIIELRTKFGMPTIDYTAFTVIIVVVVRDKVMGLVVDSVSDVLNIDKKDIQPSPQFGAQVDVSFLNGIGKSGDKLVALLDMDRLLAGGEVQELKFE from the coding sequence CTGAAAGAACAGATCGGGCTGACGACGGACGGCAGCCAGTTCCTCACGTTCAATCTGGGCGACGAACTCTACGGGGTGGACATTCTCCAGGTGCAAGAGATCAAAGGCTACACCGCCGTCACGAAGATTCCCAACACCCCCTCGCATATCAAGGGCGTGCTGAATCTGCGCGGCACGATCGTGCCGATCATCGAATTGCGCACCAAGTTCGGGATGCCGACGATCGACTACACGGCGTTCACCGTCATCATCGTGGTGGTGGTGCGGGACAAGGTGATGGGGCTCGTCGTCGATTCGGTCTCGGACGTGTTGAACATCGACAAGAAGGACATCCAACCCTCGCCGCAGTTCGGGGCCCAGGTGGATGTGAGTTTCTTGAACGGCATCGGGAAATCGGGCGACAAGCTGGTGGCCCTATTGGACATGGACCGGTTGTTGGCCGGTGGAGAGGTACAGGAGCTTAAGTTTGAATAG